The Streptomyces sp. WZ-12 genome segment GCGGCGTGGGCGGCGGCCCCTCTGTCCGAGGTGCTCGGAGACCCGTTGCCGCGTTGCGAACCGCTAGCCTGTCGGTATGTCAGAGCGTGTCATGCCCGGTCGCACGGACGGCCTGCTCACCGTGCGCAACGCGGACGCATTGTGGGTTGAGTTGACGGCCAACAGCGCTGTGCCGACGACTTCCGGGGCACTCACCCGCTCTCCTACCCAGGCTCGGCTGGGGTACGTCCTGCTCGGCAGCCATGTGGTGGCGACAGTGCTGACGAGCGCCGGCCAGTGGAGCGTTCCGGAGACCGAGGTGCGCCGGGCGGCCGCGGAACTCAACGCGGTGCGGATGGACCGCCACGACCTGGTCCGCATCGGTCCGTTTCGTGGGGCACCGCGGCAGGAGCGCAACGTGGAAACGCCGTTGCGCTGGCGTCAGCGCATCACGCGGGAACTGCAGGAACTGGGCGGCTCCGAGCGGGCAGCACGACCTGACGTCGGCCGGCCGTGCCATCTGGCGGGGGTCGACTGGCGACAGATCCTCGTGGAGCAGACCCGCGACGGATCGCAGCGAACGTGGTGGCTGCCGCGCGCCGTGGTCAGGCTGCTCGACGCGGCCGAGCACGCCGAGACGCAGTGGCTGCACGCCGCGCGGACCCGCCAGGCAAGCGCACCCGTCACCGAGCCGCCCTCCCCCACCCGGCAGGCCCCAGTCACCGACGGTCCGCAGACGACGAACTCCAAGAGCCCCACCACCGCACTGCGCCCGTACAACGCAGAGCTGAAAGGCCAGTTGTACTCGGTGCTCAGCAAGAAGCCCAGTACCTCCCGCAGGGTGGCCGAGTGGGCCTGCGCCGTCTGCCACACCGCGCCCGCCACCGTCCTCGACCACTGCCACGAACACGGCTACGTCCGCGCCCCCCTCTGCCAGTCCTGCAACACCCAAGAACGCCCCGACCACCTGTACGACAACGACATCCGCGTGGCCAACCGCTACCGGCGCCTCTTCGACACCGACACCGAGAACTGGCTCCGCCACTGGCACCGTTGCCCAGGCTGCCGCGCACGCACCACCCTGCCCCTTCCCCACCTCGCCGCATGGACCGCCCACATAGCCTGCCAATCACTACGCCCGACCCACCGCGCCCCCGGCGGGCGCAAGCCCTGCGGTGTCCTCCGCGCGTCCTGGACAGGCAGCCAGCAGGCACCTCGTTCCTGCCTGCTCACCATCGCCGTCGACTTCTGCCCCTCCGGCGAACACCGCGTCCTGGCACAAGTCCCCTACCGCGAAGCCGCCGAGCGGTTTCACCTCTGGTTGACCGAGACGGCCCCCGCCGTGGCCGCCGCAGCCGGCCCCGACCGCCTGGACGACCTCCCCGCCCAGCCCCGCCCAGTCATCGCGGACACCAGCGGCGAGGGCCTGGCACTGTTCTGAGCGAGCACCGGGAGACGTGACCCTCCAACGTCACCTCGCATCCGCCGGCCCCCGACATGTCCACCTCGCACGCCCCGACGTAATGCGCAGCAGAATTCCCAACTAGGGTCTGTAAAACAATAGATGACGCCTAGTCAGGGATACTTCGATGGCGGCGCTGCCACACGCACCGGCCCCGGACAGGAAGTGGGATGCCGGGGCTGCTGCCTACCCCCGTGCAGTGCTCGCTCTGGGGCAGCGCCCCCGCGCCGGGGGCCTGCGGGTGGGTTACCGGTCCGCTTGGTAGCGGAGCCCGTCGAGGAGTAGGTCGAGGAGCCGGTCGGCTCGGTCGCGTTGGGCGGGGGTGCCGGTGGTCAGTGCGATGCCGGCAAGGCTGAAGCCGACGTCGAGAGGGTCGATGTCCGAGCGCAGGAGGCCGGCTTCGGCTCCGGCACGCAGCAGGGTGTCAACTGCGGCGCCGAGTTTGTCGAGGGTTTCGGCGAAGGGGTCCGCGCCGGAGGCGACCGCGGCCCGCAGGGCGTCGGCCATACCGTGCTTGGCGGCCAAGTAGCCGATGAACCTGTCCATCCACAGGCGCATCGCCCGGTCCGGCGGGAAGTCGGTCAGCAACTCGGCGGCGCTGTCGCAGACGCGAGCCAGCTCGTTGCGGTAGGCCGCCTCGATGAGCGCCTCGCGCGTGGGGAAGTGGCGGTAGAGCGTGGCCGAGCCGACGCCCGCGGCCTTGGCGATCGTGTCGATCGGGACGTCCGCGCCCTTGTCGGAGAAGGCGCGCACGGCCGCTTCGAGGATGCGCTCCCGGTTGCGGCGGGCATCAGCGCGCAACGGGCTCGGCTCAGTGGTCAAGGAAGCTCCCTTCGTCAGGAGACCACTCTAGCTGGACAACCGGGGAACTCCCCGGTTACCGTCCAGACGACAACCGGGGAGTTCCCCGTTTATTGGTCCGTGCATGTGCACCAAACCTGAGGAGCCTCCGCAATGACCTCCCCGAAGACCGTCCTCATCACCGGCACCTCCTCCGGCATCGGCTTGGCGGCCGCCGTCGCCGCCGCCCGGGCCGGGTGGACCACCATCGCCACGATGCGCAACACCGGCAAGGCCGAGGCCCTGCTCCAGGCTGCCGCCGAGCACGGGGTCGCCGACCGCATCCAGGTCAAGCGCTTGGACGTGGTCGACCCCGAGAGCATCGCCGCCTGCGTGGACGAGGTGATCGCCGAGCACGGTCGCCTCGACGCCCTGGTCAACAACGCCGGCGCCGCGAAGATCGGCACCATCGAAATGATGAGTGTCGAGGACGTCCGCGCCGCCATGGAGGTCAACTTCTTCGGTGTGGTGGCCACCACCCGCGCCGCGCTGCCGCACCTGCGCGCCTCCCGGGGGCGGGTGATCACCGTCACCAGCGTCGGCGGCGTGGTCGGTCAGCCCTTCAACGAGGCGTACTGCGCGGCCAAGTTCGCTGTCGAGGGCTTCATGGAGTCCCTCGCGCCCCTCGCCGCCACCGTCGGCGTCGACGTCACCGTGATCGAACCCGGCGCAGTGGCAAGCGAGTTCGTCGCCAACCAGAGCCTCGACATCCCCGCCCTGCTGGATGCGGCCGGACCCTACGCCCCGGCTCTCGACGCGTACGTCGCCCGCACCCGGGGCGCCTTCGCAGGCGCCCAGACCCCCACCGAGGCCGCCGCCCCGATCATCGACGCCCTGACCTGCGACCGCCCCGCCTTCCGCATCCAGACCTCGCAGTGGGCCCGCGACTTCGTCGCCACCACACTCGCCGACCTCGACGGCTCCGCCGTCCAGAACCTCACCAACACCTGGATCCGCTGACCACCCCGAAGAGAAACACCCTGATCGAGCTCACCGCACCGCACCTCGACACCCTCCGCTCCGCCTGCCCGCCAGCGCCTGTGAGCATCGCGCCGGCTGCTCGGCGAGGCGGCCGAGTCTGGTCAACGGCGAGGCTGCTGTGACCGGGTGGATGCGTAAAGGGCGAGGCGTCTACGCGCCCGGCATCGTCATGTCGTGCTTTCGCTCGCGGCGTTGCCGGCCGTGAGGTCCGGCGCCGACCAGCTGCTCAGCAGGCGCAGTGCGTCGGCGGAGGGGCTGCAGGGTTCGGCGGTGTAGAGGTAGAGGGCTTGGTCCGGGTCGTCGGGGAGGGGAAGGGACTCGTAGTCGAGGGCCAGTTCGCCGACGAGGGGGTGGTGGTAGTGCTTGGTGCCGTGGGTGTATTGGAGAACGTCGTGGTCGGCCCACCACCGGCGGAAGTCCTCGTCGTGCACGGAGAGTTCGCCGACCAGTTCGGTCAGGCGGGGGTCGTGCCGGTGGCGCCCGGCGTACAGGTGCAGAACCGCCACCGCGCCGCGGGCCGCCGTGGACCACTCTGCGAGCAGCTCGCGGGCGGCGGGGTCGAGGAAGATGAACCGGGCGAGGTTGCGGTCGCGGTGCGGCAGGGCATCGAAGTCGGTGTACAGCGCCTTGGCCAGGGAGTTGGCGGCCAGCACGTCCAGCCGATGCCCCATGAT includes the following:
- a CDS encoding endonuclease domain-containing protein; protein product: MSERVMPGRTDGLLTVRNADALWVELTANSAVPTTSGALTRSPTQARLGYVLLGSHVVATVLTSAGQWSVPETEVRRAAAELNAVRMDRHDLVRIGPFRGAPRQERNVETPLRWRQRITRELQELGGSERAARPDVGRPCHLAGVDWRQILVEQTRDGSQRTWWLPRAVVRLLDAAEHAETQWLHAARTRQASAPVTEPPSPTRQAPVTDGPQTTNSKSPTTALRPYNAELKGQLYSVLSKKPSTSRRVAEWACAVCHTAPATVLDHCHEHGYVRAPLCQSCNTQERPDHLYDNDIRVANRYRRLFDTDTENWLRHWHRCPGCRARTTLPLPHLAAWTAHIACQSLRPTHRAPGGRKPCGVLRASWTGSQQAPRSCLLTIAVDFCPSGEHRVLAQVPYREAAERFHLWLTETAPAVAAAAGPDRLDDLPAQPRPVIADTSGEGLALF
- a CDS encoding helix-turn-helix transcriptional regulator encodes the protein MSQSAGREPNLELRDFLRSRRARTSPREVGLLPDTSRRRVPGLRREEVAQLAGISVDYYIRLERGRNPNVSAQVLEAVARVLRLDAAERAHLFDLARPRPGSTRRRTMEPQRVRPGLLRLLDSLTDTPAMIMGHRLDVLAANSLAKALYTDFDALPHRDRNLARFIFLDPAARELLAEWSTAARGAVAVLHLYAGRHRHDPRLTELVGELSVHDEDFRRWWADHDVLQYTHGTKHYHHPLVGELALDYESLPLPDDPDQALYLYTAEPCSPSADALRLLSSWSAPDLTAGNAASESTT
- a CDS encoding TetR/AcrR family transcriptional regulator, producing MTTEPSPLRADARRNRERILEAAVRAFSDKGADVPIDTIAKAAGVGSATLYRHFPTREALIEAAYRNELARVCDSAAELLTDFPPDRAMRLWMDRFIGYLAAKHGMADALRAAVASGADPFAETLDKLGAAVDTLLRAGAEAGLLRSDIDPLDVGFSLAGIALTTGTPAQRDRADRLLDLLLDGLRYQADR
- a CDS encoding SDR family oxidoreductase; this translates as MTSPKTVLITGTSSGIGLAAAVAAARAGWTTIATMRNTGKAEALLQAAAEHGVADRIQVKRLDVVDPESIAACVDEVIAEHGRLDALVNNAGAAKIGTIEMMSVEDVRAAMEVNFFGVVATTRAALPHLRASRGRVITVTSVGGVVGQPFNEAYCAAKFAVEGFMESLAPLAATVGVDVTVIEPGAVASEFVANQSLDIPALLDAAGPYAPALDAYVARTRGAFAGAQTPTEAAAPIIDALTCDRPAFRIQTSQWARDFVATTLADLDGSAVQNLTNTWIR